From Fusarium fujikuroi IMI 58289 draft genome, chromosome FFUJ_chr07, a single genomic window includes:
- a CDS encoding probable homoaconitase precursor, giving the protein MVAFRRAVTLNAVAVARLQSRTLISRSRSLAIATQHRAYTSPSTRRQYAFHTQLENSSIPTSSAFQYQRAPVVENPQTLVEKIAQKHAVGLPEGKKIKSGSYLSLAPKHIMSHDNTWPIARKFIEEIGASKIYDNRQLVFTLDHDVSNTSESNLRKYSLIREFAEKHGVTNYPAGRGIGHQIMIEEGYAWPETVSVASDSHSNMYGGIGCLGTAVVRTDAAAIWATGRTWWQVPPVAKVTFTGILPPGVTGKDVIIALCGLFRDDQVLNHTIEFAGGESLTIDERLTISNMTTEWGALAGVFPVDDVLISWYRAKATTNAMFNGSSKDRINHKRIDELDQNRLSADPGATYAKELYLNLSTLSPIVSGPNSVKVATPLHKLEAENIPVNKAYLVSCTNSRASDIAAAARVFREAAKEGKPAKVAPGVEFYISAASVPEQKIAEEAGDWQVLVEAGAIPMISGCGQCIGLGKGLLEPGEVGISASNRNFKGRMGSTSAKAYLSSPEIVAASALQGKIAGPGWYQKPEGVEKVIIGEGSGDFVADKALSIEDALDKIINEADALIAAAEKSEGATEEASPAASEEESLTEILPGFPEKVEGEIVFCDSDNINTDGIYPGKYTYEDNISTEKMAEVCMENYDTEFGKIAQPGDILVTGFNFGCGSSREQAATAILAKKIPLVVSGSFGNIFSRNSINNALMGVEVPRLVERLRETYKNDTEKPLTRRTGWKFVWDVRRSKVVVTEKDGKQWEQKVGELPANVQEIIAKGGLEKWVKSKIEA; this is encoded by the exons ATGGTTGCTTTT AGAAGAGCAGTCACTCTGAACGCCGTCGCGGTTGCGCGGCTCCAGTCTCGAACCTTGATATCTCGCTCTCGATCCCTCGCCATCGCCACACAACACCGCGCCTACACGTCGCCGAGTACCCGACGGCAATATGCCTTTCACACTCAACTCGAGAACTCGTCTATTCCTACCTCCTCAGCCTTCCAGTACCAGCGTGCGCCTGTGGTAGAGAATCCCCAAACTCTTGTCGAAAAGATAGCGCAAAAGCATGCCGTCGGTCTTCCTGAAGGCAAGAAAATAAAGAGCGGCTCGTATCTGTCGTTGGC TCCGAAACACATAATGTCACATGATAATACCTGGCCTATAGCCCGAAAATTCATTGAAGAAATTGGAGCTTCTAAGATATATGACAATCGTCAACTTG TGTTCACGCTTGATCATGACGTCTCAAACACCTCAGAGTCCAACCTTCGAAAGTACTCGTTAATTCGTGAATTCGCTGAGAAGCACGGGGTCACAAACTATCCTGCTGGAAGGGGAATTGGACACCAGATCATGATCGAGGAGG GATACGCCTGGCCAGAGACAGTTTCCGTAGCTAGTGACAGCCACAGTAATATGTACGGAG GTATAGGTTGTCTCGGCACTGCTGTCGTTCGTACAGACGCAGCCGCTATCTGGGCTACTGGGCGGACCTGGTGGCAGGTCCCCCCCGTTGCAAAGGTCACTTTCACTGGCATTCTTCCCCCTGGAGTTACCGGTAAGGATGTCATTATTGCTCTCTGCGGCCTCTTCCGTGATGATCAAGTGTTAAACCACACCATCGAGtttgctggtggtgagagCCTTACTATCGACGAGCGCTTGACCATCAGCAACATGACAACGGAGTGGGGTGCCCTCGCTGGTGTTTTCCCTGTCGACGATGTGCTCATCTCATGGTACCGCGCCAAGGCCACCACCAACGCCATGTTCAACGGCTCTTCAAAGGATCGTATTAACCACAAGAGAATCGATGAGCTCGATCAGAACAGATTGTCTGCTGATCCCGGTGCCACGTATGCTAAGGAACTGTACCTCAACCTCTCAACTCTATCACCGATTGTCTCAGGACCCAACTCTGTTAAGGTCGCCACCCCCCTGCacaagcttgaggctgagaacaTTCCCGTCAACAAGGCCTATCTCGTGTCTTGCACCAACTCTCGAGCTTCTGATATCGCGGCTGCTGCTCGTGTCTTCCGTGAGGCCGCTAAGGAGGGTAAGCCCGCCAAGGTTGCCCCTGGTGTCGAGTTCTACATCTCCGCGGCATCCGTTCCTGAGCAAAAGATTGCCGAGGAGGCTGGAGATTGGCAGGTGTTGGTTGAAGCTGGCGCTATTCCCATGATCTCAGGATGTGGACAATGTATCGGCTTGGGCAAGGGTCTTCTTGAGCCTGGTGAGGTTGGTATTAGTGCCAGTAACCGTAACTTCAAG GGCCGCATGGGTTCTACATCAGCCAAGGCATACCTCTCCAGCCCTGAGATCGTTGCTGCCAGTGCTCTCCAAGGCAAGATCGCTGGTCCTGGCTGGTACCAGAAGCCCGAGggtgttgagaaggtcaTCATCGGCGAGGGAAGCGGCGATTTTGTTGCTGACAAGGCTTTGTCCATTGAGGATgcccttgacaagatcattaACGAGGCTGACGCTTTGATCGCCGCTGCTGAGAAGTCTGAGGGTGCCACTGAGGAAGCAAGCCCTGCTGCGTCCGAGGAGGAGTCGTTGACTGAGATCCTCCCTGGCTTCCCTGAGAAGGTCGAGGGTGAGATTGTCTTTTGCGACAGCGATAACATCAACACTGATGGAATCTACCCGG GCAAGTACACATACGAGGACAACATCTCAACAGAGAAGATGGCCGAAGTCTGTATGGAGAACTACGACACTGAGTTCGGCAAGATTGCCCAGCCCGGCGATATCCTCGTCACCGGCTTCAACTTCGGCTGCGGATCATCCCGCGAACAAGCCGCAACCGCCATcctcgccaagaagatccCTCTCGTAGTCTCGGGCAGCTTCGGCAACATCTTCAGCCgcaacagcatcaacaacgcGCTCATGGGTGTCGAGGTGCCGCGTCTCGTCGAGCGTCTCCGCGAGACGTACAAGAACGACACCGAGAAGCCGCTCACTCGACGAACAGGGTGGAAGTTTGTCTGGGATGTGAGGCGGTCAAAGGTCGTTGTTACggagaaggatggcaagcAATGGGAGCAGAAGGTTGGAGAATTGCCTGCTAATGTGCAGGAGATTATCGCCAAGGGCGGCCTGGAGAAGTGGGTTAAGTCCAAGATTGAGGCTTGA
- a CDS encoding related to integral membrane protein yields the protein MRDDTPNIIASAAITLPLATLALIARLIARKITKAGYGIDDALAVVGWLGSLALLTNGMIWIKDGLGKPMEVGLTDDFTFHDKNRLAWIHMWTTSFTYTFAIAFSKFAILAFYWRLFQFSDIRIPIQVLSCITVAWFLLRLFMVCLQCLPLTALWDGDQATRDAKCHIRESTFFFSTVLTHVLIDCAILILPAIEVGKLHLPRGQKVAVIALFAFGAMTCLASIFVLIESFKFKSDSKEMTLQMGQHYAWSIAECNFAVIAACLPMLRPVARKILPGSFLTSNSGGQSTQISAPFSAPFSNGIRLTSVSKTRSGENDGGSSTHELSNNPPDLYDIGEWPHGTQTTISSPFRKYTSAKDYESSETGIRVDEETAVAVQRRDDRA from the exons ATGAGGGATGATACCCCCAATATCATTGCTTCGGCCGCCATAACTCTTCCTCTTGCGACCTTGGCTCTTATTGCTCGACTTATTGCGAGGAAGATCACGAAGGCTGGATATGGCATTGATGATGCTCTGGCCGTTGTTGGCTGG TTGGGCtcattggccttgttgacgaATGGAATGATATGGATCAAGGATGGACTGGGAAAGCCAATGGAGGTTGGACTTACAGACGACTTTACGTTTCACGATAAAAACCGACTGGCCTGGATACATATGTGGACGACGAGCTTCACTTACACCTTTGCCATTGCCTTCTCGAAATTCGCCATCCTCGCTTTCTACTGGCGTCTCTTCCAATTCTCCGATATCCGAATCCCCATTCAAGTCCTGTCATGCATCACAGTGGCATGGTTTCTGCTGCGACTCTTTATGGTGTGTTTGCAATGTCTACCACTCACAGCCTTGTGGGATGGAGACCAAGCAACGCGGGATGCAAAATGCCATATCCGCGAATCgacgttcttcttctcgacggTTCTGACGCACGTTTTGATCGACTGCGCTATTCTCATTCTGCCCGCTATTGAAGTTGGAAAGCTTCATTTACCCAGGGGTCAGAAGGTTGCTGTCATTGCGCTGTTTGCGTTTGGTGCAATGACCTGTTTGGCCTCCATTTTCGTCCTCATTGAGTCATTCAAGTTCAAGTCGGATTCAAAGGAGATGACGCTACAAATGGGACAGCACTACGCTTGGTCAATCGCCGAGTGCAACTTTGCCGTAATTGCTG CTTGTCTCCCCATGCTTCGACCAGTCGCCCGCAAGATCCTCCCAGGCTCATTCCTCACCTCCAACAGCGGCGGTCAATCCACCCAAATCAGCGCCCCCTTCAGCGCACCATTCAGTAACGGCATCCGCCTCACCAGTGTATCCAAGACGCGATCTGGCGAAAATGACGGCGGAAGCTCAACACACGAACTATCCAACAACCCACCAGATCTATACGACATAGGCGAATGGCCACACGGCACACAAACCACGATATCCAGCCCCTTTAGAAAATATACATCTGCGAAGGACTATGAGAGCAGCGAGACGGGGATCCGTGTTGACGAAGAGACGGCCGTTGCTGTACAACGGCGTGATGATCGTGCATGA
- a CDS encoding related to isovaleryl-CoA dehydrogenase: MNQAIAHPLADAYMKLEAAKLATYHAVRLYDESGEVREDKIRVAANSVKYMAAEAAFAACERAVLTLEGSGMRLSMMLRGG; the protein is encoded by the coding sequence ATGAACCAAGCAATCGCTCATCCGCTGGCCGATGCGTACATGAAGCTTGAAGCGGCGAAACTAGCAACGTATCACGCTGTGAGGCTGTATGATGAGAGCGGGGAGGTGAGAGAGGATAAGATTAGGGTCGCCGCGAATAGTGTAAAGTACATGGCTGCTGAAGCGGCGTTTGCGGCGTGCGAGAGGGCGGTGTTGACGCTTGAGGGATCGGGTATGCGGTTGAGTATGATGTTGAGAGGTGGTTAG
- a CDS encoding probable SMC4-Stable Maintenance of Chromosomes encodes MSSPVRPRRATRRTAIIDSDDEDDVSNRSRVQDEEEDFEPEKPAPRRQTRSRKSTTPAPAPAAAPKARGRPRKAPTPAASAEPSELLDADTTLKAEASSPAKIASPRKRKSTARSSISSVPDLAPPTPKPDSPTASQEASALADITDSSVNTSVVDNTQATIKPIKPMDTIMEKPMDIVLKSRTLAVPVVEDTTPKSRIVLTHLTLNNFKSYAGRQEVGPFHASFSSVVGPNGSGKSNVIDSLLFVFGFRASKMRQGKISALIHNSAKFPNLDHCEVAVYFQEVMDQPGGGHEVIPNSELIISRKAFKNNSSKYYINGKESNFTTVTTLLRDRGVDLDHKRFLILQGEVESIAQMKAKAGNEHEDGLLEYLEDIIGTSKYKAPIEESATEVETLNDVCMEKSGRVQHVEKEKNSLEDKKDKAIAYIRDENELAMKQSALYQLFIHKCNENIAVTEEAISQMQAQLDAELEKHHGGEQIIKSLEKDYAKGAKEFEAQEKSTQALVKEMAKFEQERVKFDEKRKFLDDKRKKLEKSIANAETNSAEADETIEQCGEEIENRTQEIAELEEQIQTAEAELTRIRESLKGKTQAFSDQIAAKQKSLEPWNEKINQKQSAVAVAESELNILQEKANAGAVALQDLETKIASIEEGKTAKRAELKSCQTERTKLLEEAEKMKSELKVLSEQEPKIRSKISNARQKADEARSSLSNTQARGNVLAALMRMKESGRIDGFHGRLGNLGTIDQKYDVAISTACGALDNFVTETVEAGQQCIEYLRKNNVGRGNFICLDKLRVRDMSPIQTPENAPRLFDLVTAKEDKFRAAFYHAMQDTLVAADLAQANRIAYGAKRWRVVTLDGELIDKSGTMSGGGSTVKRGLMSSKLVSDVSKEQVAKFESDRDGWEQQFKDFQDYQRECETRLRELGELIPQLETKMQKINLEIQSAERNIADMQRRMKEVSKEHQPSASDNSRIAALQKEIAKLNKETERLHEETSSVEDEIKALQDKIMEVGGEKLRAQRAKVDSIKEEISSNNEEISNAEVRKVKAEKQKIKLAKDHAKSSKELEAATRDLEKLENDINNQGERAEELQAQVEEAEEGLAAKKKVLKGLKSELDEKTAELNETRAVEIEMRNKLEENQKALLENQARLRHWDDKLSKIVLQNIDDLTGGSSGSRSKRPKPQPKPQTDDDDDVDMDDAPQDDVDMTDAPQEEEEQEDQEEDEDEEESVNGQPNELPRYTPDELADMNERTLKGEIAALEEKTQNVNVDLGVLAEYRRRVEEHAARASDLQTAIEQRDSAKKRCDDLRRLRLEGFMEGFSAISLRLKEMYQMITMGGNAELELVDSLDPFSEGILFSVMPPKKSWKNISNLSGGEKTLSSLALVFALHHYKPTPLYVMDEIDAALDFRNVSIVANYIKERTKNAQFIVISLRNNMFELAARLVGVYKVNHMTKSVTIENKDYIARPPGHSSQQRTQVGGNTTILPFR; translated from the exons ATGTCTTCCCCTGTTCGACCAAGGCGCGCAACAAGGCGCACCGCCATTATCGAttctgacgacgaagacgatgttTCCAACCGCTCTAGAGTccaggatgaggaggaggacttTGAACCTGAGAAGCCGGCGCCCCGAAGACAGACTCGGTCACGCAAATCGACGACTCCTGCGCCTGCGCCTGCTGCTGCACCGAAGGCGAGAGGGCGTCCTAGAAAAGCGCCGACTCCAGCTGCTTCGGCGGAGCCCAGCGAACTTCTGGATGCTGATACGACACTAAAGGCAGAGGCGAGTTCTCCTGCAAAGATTGCGTCGCCGCGCAAGCGCAAGAGCACGGCAAggtcatccatctcttcagtTCCTGACCTGGCCCCTCCTACACCGAAGCCAGATTCACCGACAGCTTCCCAGGAAGCTTCTGCACTGGCCGATATCACTGATTCTAGTGTGAATACTTCTGTTGTCGACAATACACAGGCAACTATCAAGCCGATCAAACCTATGGATACCATTATGGAGAAGCCAATGGATATTGTGCTCAAGTCACGGACATTAGCTGTCcctgttgttgaagacacAACGCCCAAGTCTCGAATTGTTCTGACGCATCTTACactcaacaacttcaagagTTACGCTGGCCGACAAGAAGTTGGCCCTTTCCatgcttcattctcatccgTTGTCGGTCCCAACGGTTCCGGAAAGTCAAATGTTATTGACTCTCTGCTGTTCGTCTTCGGTTTCCGAGCTAGCAAGATGCGACAGGGCAAGATCTCTGCTCTCATTCACAACTCAGCAAAGTTCCCGAATTTGGATCATTGCGAGGTCGCCGTCTACTTCCAGGAGGTCATGGATCAG CCCGGTGGCGGCCATGAGGTTATCCCTAACTCCGAGCTCATCATTTCCCGAAAAgccttcaagaacaactcTAGCAAATATTACATCAATGGCAAAGAATCCAACTTTACAACAGTCACCACTCTTCTTCGCGATCGGGGCGTTGATCTTGACCACAAACGATTCCTAATTCTCCAAGGTGAGGTCGAGTCCATTGCTCagatgaaggccaaggctggcaatGAACACGAAGACGGTCTCCTCGAATATCTCGAGGACATTATCGGTACGTCCAAGTACAAGGCGCCCATCGAAGAATCCGCCACCGAGGTAGAGACCCTCAATGATGTCTGCATGGAAAAGAGCGGTCGCGTTCAGCACgtcgagaaggaaaagaacagccttgaagacaagaaggacaaggcgATCGCCTATATTCGCGACGAGAACGAGCTGGCGATGAAGCAATCTGCTCTCTACCAATTGTTTATTCACAAGTGCAATGAGAATATTGCTGTTACAGAGGAGGCCATCAGCCAGATGCAAGCTCAATTAGACGCCGAGCTGGAGAAGCACCATGGAGGCGAAcagatcatcaagagcctcgaGAAGGACTACGCCAAGGGTGCCAAGGAGTTTGAAGCACAAGAGAAGTCAACACAAGCTTTGGTCAAGGAGATGGCCAAGTTTGAGCAGGAGCGTGTCAAGTTCGACGAGAAGCGAAAGTTCTTGGACGACAAGCgtaagaagcttgagaaatCTATCGCCAACGCCGAAACGAACTCCGCCGAAGCCGACGAGACCATCGAGCAGTGTGGAGAGGAGATCGAGAACCGCACTCAGGAGATCGCAGAGCTGGAGGAACAGATCCAGACTGCAGAGGCTGAGCTTACTCGAATTAGAGAGAgtctcaagggcaagacaCAAGCTTTCTCTGATCAGATTGCCGCCAAGCAGAAGTCTCTTGAACCTTGGaatgagaagatcaaccaGAAGCAGTccgctgtcgctgtcgctgagagtgagctcaacatccttcaaGAAAAGGCCAATGCCGGCGCTGTCGctcttcaagaccttgagaCCAAAATCGCTTCGATTGAGGAGGGCAAGACTGCCAAGCGCGCCGAGCTCAAGTCCTGCCAGACCGAGAGGACTAAGCTTCTGGAGGAGGCAGAGAAAATGAAGTCAGAGCTCAAGGTCCTGTCTGAGCAGGAGCCCAAGATTCGCTCCAAGATCTCGAATGCGCGCCAAAAGGCTGACGAGGCTCGCTCAAGCTTGTCTAACACACAGGCGCGGGGTAACGTGCTCGCTGCCTTGATGCGCATGAAGGAGTCTGGTCGAATCGATGGCTTCCATGGACGTCTCGGTAACCTTGGTACGATTGATCAGAAGTACGATGTCGCAATCTCAACAGCTTGTGGTGCCCTCGACAACTTTGTCACTGAGACTGTCGAGGCTGGTCAGCAGTGCATCGAGTATCTGCGAAAGAACAACGTTGGACGCGGTAACTTTATCTGTTTGGACAAGCTGAGAGTTCGAGACATGTCGCCCATCCAGACACCCGAGAACGCTCCCCGATTGTTTGATCTCGTCACTGCCAAGGAAGACAAGTTCCGAGCTGCTTTCTACCATGCCATGCAAGATACTCTTGTCGCTGCCGACCTCGCCCAGGCGAACAGAATCGCATATGGCGCCAAGCGATGGCGAGTTGTCACTCTCGATGGTGAGCTCATTGATAAGTCTGGTACCATGTCTGGTGGTGGCTCAACTGTCAAGAGAGGTCTCATGTCTTCTAAGCTCGTCTCGGACGTCAGCAAGGAGCAGGTCGCCAAGTTTGAGAGTGATCGCGATGGCTGGGAGCAGCAGTTCAAAGATTTCCAAGATTATCAACGCGAGTGCGAGACACGACTCAGGGAGTTGGGCGAGCTGATTCCTCAGCTAGAAACCAAGATGCAGAAGATTAATCTTGAGATCCAGAGCGCCGAGCGAAACATCGCCGACATGCAACGACGCATGAAGGAAGTCAGCAAGGAGCACCAGCCCTCGGCCTCCGACAACAGTCGCATCGCTGCTCTGCAGAAGGAGATCGCAAAGCTCAACAAGGAGACTGAAAGACTTCACGAAGAGACATCCAGCGtggaggatgagatcaaggctctgCAAGACAAGATCATGGAAGTTGGTGGTGAGAAGCTTCGTGCGCAAAGGGCCAAGGTCGACTCTATCAAAGAGGAGATCTCCTCCAACAACGAGGAAATCTCTAATGCTGAGGTCCGCAAGGTCAAGGCggagaagcagaagatcaagctggCGAAGGATCATGCGAAATCGTccaaagagcttgaggctgcTACTCGggatcttgagaagcttgagaacgacatcaacaaccagGGCGAGAGAGCTGAAGAGCTTCAGGCACAAGTtgaggaggctgaagaagGATTGGCCGCTAAGAAGAAGGTGCTTAAGGGGCTCAAGAGCGAGCTTGACGAGAAGACGGCTGAGCTCAACGAGACAAGAGcggttgagattgagatgcgcaacaagcttgaggagaACCAAAAGGCTCTTCTTGAGAACCAAGCACGACTTCGCCACTGGGACGATAAGCTGTCGAAGATTGTTCTGCAGAACATTGACGACCTTACGGGAGGCTCATCGGGCAGCCGCTCCAAGAGACCCAAGCCGCAACCCAAGCCTCAGacggatgacgatgatgacgtcGACATGGACGATGCTCCTCAGGATGATGTGGACATGACCGACGCTCcccaagaagaggaagaacaagaggaccaagaagaggatgaggatgaggaggaatcTGTCAATGGGCAGCCAAACGAGCTTCCGAGATACACACCCGACGAGCTCGCCGACATGAATGAGAGGACACTCAAGGGCGAGATTGCAGCTCTTGAGGAAAAGACTCAAAATGTCAACGTCGATCTCGGTGTCCTCGCTGAATACCGAAGACGAGTGGAAGAGCACGCTGCTCGTGCCTCTGATCTCCAAACTGCCATTGAACAGCGGGATTCTGCCAAGAAGCGATGCGACGACCTACGCCGTCTACGTTTGGAAGGTTTCATGGAAGGTTTCAGCGCCATTTCCCTCCGCCTGAAGGAAATGTATCAGATGATCACCATGGGCGGCAACGCAGAGCTCGAGCTTGTCGACAGCTTAGATCCCTTCAGCGAAGGTATTCTCTTCAGCGTCATGCCCCCCaagaagagctggaagaaCATCAGCAATCTTTCCGGTGGTGAAAAGACACTCAGCAGTCTGGCTCTCGTCTTCGCTCTGCACCATTACAAGCCCACCCCTCTGTATGTCATGGACGAGATCGATGCTGCGCTGGATTTCAGAAAC GTCTCGATCGTCGCAAACTACATCAAGGAGCGTACCAAGAACGCCCagttcatcgtcatctcgcTGCGCAACAACATGTTTGAGCTTGCGGCGCGGTTGGTGGGCGTGTACAAGGTCAATCATATGACCAAGAGTGTCACTATTGAGAACAAGGACTACATCGCGAGACCGCCGGGACACTCGTCGCAGCAGCGCACGCAGGTTGGGGGTAATACGACGATACTGCCCTTTCGGTAA
- a CDS encoding related to isovaleryl-CoA dehydrogenase, translating into MSKTQKSSAPPSQELVGLVLHLQNHWGGSGLGISEASMMIQTIAESGAGMAGAQSIYANVYATQSLAEFGSRKQLEETVPKIVSGEYRVCFRVAEPNVGHDTLRLETVAKENSKSSFSVIGQKIWITYAQVASKMILLVITIPLDGAKEPSECLPLLCIDLNCNQPGLELRRLKKMGGQAVDTNEVFFNNYNIPSSSLIGARNKGLERILHRMNAECCLLAGEALGLG; encoded by the coding sequence ATGAGCAAGACCCAAAAGAGTTCCGCGCCGCCCTCGCAGGAGCTGGTTGGCTTGGTATTGCACCTCCAGAATCATTGGGGGGGCTCAGGCTTGGGTATCTCAGAGGCCTCGATGATGATACAGACGATCGCAGAATCGGGCGCTGGTATGGCCGGTGCACAAAGCATCTATGCTAATGTTTATGCGACGCAATCTCTTGCCGAGTTTGGTTCGAGAAAGCAGTTGGAGGAGACTGTTCCAAAGATTGTATCGGGGGAGTATAGAGTGTGCTTTAGAGTCGCAGAGCCAAACGTTGGGCATGATACACTTCGTCTAGAGACGGTAGCGAAAGAGAACTCTAAGAGTTCATTCAGCGTTATAGGCCAGAAGATTTGGATAACTTATGCGCAAGTAGCTTCAAAGATGATACTCCTCGTGATAACTATACCACTAGATGGAGCCAAGGAGCCAAGCGAATGTCTCCCACTTCTTTGCATTGATCTCAACTGTAATCAACCGGGTCTCGAATTGCGACGGCTCAAGAAAATGGGTGGCCAAGCTGTCGATACCAATGAAgtattcttcaacaactATAACATCCCCTCCTCATCCCTCATCGGCGCAAGAAACAAAGGGTTGGAAAGGATTCTCCACCGAATGAACGCTGAGTGCTGCCTCCTCGCCGGCGAAGCCCTCGGTCTAGGCTAA
- a CDS encoding probable brt1 protein, with product MARTPVSTKKAPAVPQNLMNQAIIANGFVFTSGGVAMDPKTGKMIDGDIEAHTRQIISNLGAILDEAGSSLNDVIEVNIYLSDMKYYAKMNEVYAEYWGDVKPARTCVAVKGLPMNANIEIKCVGVVTKPKSKL from the exons ATGGCACGAACACCAGTCTCTACCAAAAAGGCCCCCGCTGTGCCGCAGAACTTGATGAACcaggccatcatcgccaatgGCTTCGTCTTCACATCCGGCGGCGTCGCAATGGACCCCAAGACGGGGAAGATGATTGACGGCGACATCGAGGCTCACACG CGCCAAATTATTTCCAACCTCGGCGCTATTCTTGACGAGGCTGGTTCGAGCCTCAATGATGTGATTGAGGTGAACATTTACTTGTCTGATATGAAGTACTACGCCAAGATGAACGAGGTGTATGCTGAGTATTGGGGTGATGTCAAGCCTGCTAGAAC ATGCGTTGCTGTCAAGGGTCTTCCGATGAACGCCAATATCGAGATCAAGTGTGTCGGAGTCGTCACCAAGCCCAAGTCAAAGCTGTGA
- a CDS encoding probable KGD2-2-oxoglutarate dehydrogenase complex E2 component — protein sequence MASFMRMKAATGLSGLSRVAISRASLTHSAILCQRDPQRRLFSNSSIFNGSYIVSVPPMAESITEGTLASLPKKIGEAVEQDEEIASIETDKIDVLVNASEPGAIAEYFAEEGDTVVVGQDLARIVTGEDAGSAKKSEGEESKPKEEPKKEESKPAEQPKPEEKQAAPAEAPKASKPAESKPAPKESKPSPPVQGSSSGPSRGERVEKMTRMRKTIAARLKQSQNTCASLTTIQEVDMTNIIAWRAKYKEEVAEEHGVRLGYMGAFTKATTLAAQKVPQINAMIDTEKEIITYRDYVDVSIAVSAPKGLVTPVLRNTHELSIVELEREVASAAKKARDGKLTMEDMEGGSFSISNPGIFGSMFGTPVINYPQAAVFNMNGIRQEVVAIKGEAVIRPMMYISLTYDHRLIDGREAVTFLNTVKKYIEDPSRMLLV from the exons ATGGCTTCATTCATGCGCATGAAGGCCGCAACAGGCCTCTCCGGCCTATCACGCGTCGCCATCTCCCGCGCCAGCCTCACACACAGCGCCATCCTCTGCCAGCGCGACCCCCAACGACGACTCTTCAGCAActccagcatcttcaatGGCTCGTACATCGTCTCCGTGCCGCCCATGGCAGAGTCCATCACCGAAGGAACATTAGCTAGCTTGCCCAAGAAGATTGGCGAGGCGGTTGAGCAGGATGAGGAGATTGCTAGTATTGAGACGGACAAGATTGATGTTCTCGTCAATGCTAGCGAGCCCGGTGCTATTGCTGAGTACTTTGCTGAGGAGGGCGATACCGTTGTTGTCGGACAGGACCTTGCGCGTATCGTGACGGGCGAGGATGCTGGGTCTGCTAAGAAGAGCGAGGGCGAGGAATCAAAACCTAAGGAGGAGCCTAAGAAGGAAGAGTCAAAGCCTGCTGAGCAACCCAAGCCCGAGGAGAAGCAAGCTGCTCCTGCTGAAGCTCCCAAGGCTTCAAAACCCGCTGAATCGAAGCCCGCGCCCAAGGAGTCTAAGCCCAGCCCTCCCGTCCAAGGATCATCAAGCGGTCCCTCCCGCGGCGAGCGAGTC GAGAAAATGACACGCATGCGCAAGACCATCGCCGCCCGCCTCAAGCAGTCCCAAAACACCTGCGCATCCCTAACAACCATCCAAGAAGTCGACAtgaccaacatcatcgcctGGCGCGCCAAGTACAAGGAAGAAGTCGCTGAGGAGCACGGCGTTCGTCTGGGTTACATGGGAGCTTTCACAAAAGCTACTACACTGGCTGCTCAAAAGGTTCCCCAGATCAACGCTATGATCGACACggagaaggagatcatcACGTATCGCGATTATGTTGATGTGAGCATTGCTGTTTCGGCGCCTAAGGGCTTGGTTACGCCTGTGTTGAGAAATACACATGAGTTGAGCATTGTTGAGTTGGAGAGGGAGGTTGCTTCCGCTGCTAAGAAG GCTCGTGATGGCAAGCTTACTATGGAGGACATGGAGGGCGGAAGCTTCTCCATCAGCAACCCCGGTATCTTCGGCTCCATGTTCGGAACTCCCGTTATCAACTACCCCCAGGCCGCCGTATTCAACATGAACGGCATCCGTCAAGAAGTCGTCGCCATCAAGGGCGAGGCCGTCATCCGACCT ATGATGTACATCAGCTTGACCTACGACCACCGCCTCATCGATGGCAGAGAGGCCGTCACTTTCTTGAACACCGTTAAGAAGTACATTGAGGATCCTTCGCGCATGCTCCTCGTTTAA